In the genome of Thermoproteus tenax Kra 1, the window CGAGGGGGACGTTCATTTGATGAGGTATCTTAGGACGTCGTGGATGTCGAAGAGCGGAATTGTAGGCTGCATAGACCCCGCCGAGATCTCAGAGGAGAGGGGAAGGTCATTGCTGGAAACTATAGTTTACAAGGCGCTTGAGAAGGCGAACACTTTTTTAACGGCAACTCGGGAAATTGGCGGTGCACAGCATAATGCAACTCAAGTTGATCGGGTACAGAGAGTGGACTGAGACTCTCGGCTTCAGAAGGGAGCACATAATTCAGCAGACGCAAGCGGAGTTACACAAGAGGATATGGGCTGAGTTTACATCGCTGGATGCTCTGCCGCATCAGATGAGGTACGACTACGCCATGGTCTACTCCAACAACGTGCCTGCGGAGTCTCTCATTGCGAAGGTTAAGTCGATCCAGGAGGCGGCGCCAGTGCCCGTGGACTACTGTATAGGCAGAGGGAGGACTCCGCTTGAGGCTTACGAGCGTTGCGGCGATGGATCTACAGAGGGCGGGCCGGCCGTGGTGGGGCATTTGGATATTGTCAATAGCACGAGACAGACCGAGAAGCGCGGCTCCTACGATATCTATATTGTCGTTGGAGATCTATTGAACAAGATAAACTCAATATGCAGAGGTCTGGGCTGTCTCTCCTTCTATTTGGGAGGCGACAATATAATGATATTCCTCCCAGATGTAGAGGCAGGGTTCCAGATATATGACCAAGTGTATATCGACGTGAGGCTAGGGATCGGAATAGCCGAGAGGCCCTATCAAGCCTTCACTAA includes:
- a CDS encoding GTP cyclohydrolase IIa, which produces MHSIMQLKLIGYREWTETLGFRREHIIQQTQAELHKRIWAEFTSLDALPHQMRYDYAMVYSNNVPAESLIAKVKSIQEAAPVPVDYCIGRGRTPLEAYERCGDGSTEGGPAVVGHLDIVNSTRQTEKRGSYDIYIVVGDLLNKINSICRGLGCLSFYLGGDNIMIFLPDVEAGFQIYDQVYIDVRLGIGIAERPYQAFTKATEALDSMRRDNVVGVRILR